From Solwaraspora sp. WMMD1047, the proteins below share one genomic window:
- a CDS encoding TetR/AcrR family transcriptional regulator: MARDTRQRIVAAARDLVHAASLAEVSTEAVCQAAGVHKGSLYHFFPSKEALGAAVLDCNWALMREMLDEAFGDDVAPLARMDRFVDMFVHRLAAMRELTGATPGCPLGGLVVELAGHGDESPTRTERVLHAWERYFADAISEAKGQGELGAAVDSTSAARRLLAHLQGLALLAKAYDDPRLILDAKRDFRLLLGAAD; the protein is encoded by the coding sequence ATGGCGCGTGACACCCGGCAGCGGATCGTCGCGGCGGCGCGGGACCTCGTCCACGCGGCGTCGCTGGCCGAGGTCAGCACCGAGGCCGTGTGCCAGGCGGCCGGGGTGCACAAGGGCAGCCTGTACCACTTCTTCCCGTCGAAGGAGGCGCTCGGGGCGGCGGTGCTGGACTGCAACTGGGCGCTCATGCGGGAGATGCTCGACGAGGCGTTCGGCGACGACGTGGCACCGCTGGCCCGGATGGACAGATTCGTCGACATGTTCGTGCACCGGCTGGCCGCGATGCGGGAACTGACTGGCGCCACCCCGGGCTGCCCGCTGGGCGGGCTCGTCGTCGAACTGGCCGGTCACGGTGACGAGTCACCCACCCGGACGGAGCGGGTCCTGCACGCGTGGGAGCGGTATTTCGCCGACGCGATCAGCGAAGCCAAGGGGCAGGGGGAACTCGGCGCGGCGGTCGATTCGACCTCGGCCGCGCGGCGGCTCCTCGCCCACCTGCAAGGGCTCGCGTTGCTGGCCAAGGCGTACGACGACCCCAGACTCATCCTGGACGCCAAGCGGGACTTCCGACTACTGCTCGGCGCCGCGGACTGA
- a CDS encoding deiodinase-like protein, with amino-acid sequence MASTLDAGARYRFDRFGTALLIDDMTFGRDAPGPGDRVPAFDLATVDGGRFRDTDLGPLPVLLVFGSRTCPVTESSGPVLRRLHTEFGDRVRFVLVNTREAHPGDVFGQPATFAEKHRHAVHLREHHAFRFEVAVDDIDGRLHRAMSPKPNSAYLIDPAGTIRFRAHWANDKTALHTALTEVAAGRVPARGRSRAMLGPLMRAVGHLPGVVRFAGRRVERDVWLAAPPLAALGRLSRLFGRLPADLRGPAAAGLLALAAGAAVTLLMLLPSR; translated from the coding sequence ATGGCATCAACACTGGACGCGGGCGCGCGGTACCGGTTCGACCGGTTCGGCACGGCGCTGCTCATCGACGACATGACGTTCGGCCGGGACGCGCCCGGGCCGGGTGACCGGGTGCCGGCCTTCGACCTCGCCACCGTCGACGGCGGCCGGTTCCGCGACACCGACCTCGGGCCACTGCCCGTGCTGCTGGTGTTCGGCTCGCGGACGTGCCCGGTCACCGAGAGCTCCGGGCCGGTGCTGCGACGTCTGCACACCGAGTTCGGCGACCGGGTCCGGTTCGTGCTTGTCAACACGCGTGAGGCGCATCCCGGTGACGTGTTCGGTCAGCCGGCCACGTTCGCCGAGAAGCACCGGCACGCCGTACACCTTCGTGAGCATCACGCTTTTCGCTTCGAGGTAGCCGTCGATGACATCGACGGGCGGCTGCACCGGGCGATGAGCCCGAAACCGAACTCGGCGTACCTGATCGACCCGGCCGGGACCATCCGCTTCCGCGCTCACTGGGCCAACGACAAGACCGCCCTGCACACCGCGCTGACCGAGGTCGCCGCCGGGCGGGTCCCGGCTCGCGGCCGCAGTCGCGCCATGCTCGGGCCGCTCATGCGCGCCGTCGGCCACCTGCCGGGCGTCGTGCGGTTTGCCGGCCGACGGGTCGAGCGCGACGTGTGGCTCGCCGCGCCACCCCTCGCGGCGCTCGGGCGGCTGTCCCGGCTGTTCGGCCGGCTCCCGGCGGACCTTCGTGGACCCGCCGCCGCGGGCCTCCTCGCACTGGCCGCCGGAGCAGCGGTCACCCTCCTGATGCTGCTCCCGAGCCGGTGA
- a CDS encoding carbohydrate ABC transporter permease: MTDRQLSARHQYPVTASRSATSRSDVSRSTAGRASVIGDFRTGPYLRGQVARHGRHHHPSGRSGDQFEDGLHRGRTWLANIGATLWLIVVAVPIYFIAITSLRTSEAYVTEGALRLPSALTFENYRQLIDLGFGRFLLNSAIVTVATVAGVLLLAVPAAYSIVRSRSRSVRLAFAVFLFGLAIPAQAVIIPIYLIITRLHLYDALTAIILPTVAFSLPMAIIVLTSHLRDISKDHYEAMIMDGADTVSVFFKLVLPSARPALVTVGIFSGLNAWNGFIFPLVLTQSEDQRVVPLGLWAFQSQYGTDVPGLFAAVLISTVPVLALYLFGRRQLLRGLSAAYSR, from the coding sequence GTGACCGACCGCCAACTGTCGGCCCGACACCAGTACCCCGTCACCGCCAGCCGATCCGCCACCAGCCGTTCCGACGTCAGCCGATCCACCGCCGGGCGGGCCTCCGTCATCGGTGACTTCCGCACCGGGCCGTACCTGCGCGGCCAGGTGGCCCGGCACGGCCGGCACCATCACCCCAGTGGCCGGTCGGGTGACCAGTTCGAGGACGGTCTGCACCGCGGCCGGACCTGGCTGGCGAACATCGGGGCCACCCTCTGGCTGATCGTGGTCGCGGTGCCGATCTACTTCATCGCCATCACCAGCCTGCGCACCTCGGAGGCGTACGTGACCGAGGGGGCGCTGCGTCTGCCCTCGGCGCTCACCTTCGAGAACTACCGGCAGTTGATCGATCTCGGCTTCGGGCGGTTCCTGCTGAACAGCGCCATCGTCACGGTGGCCACCGTCGCCGGGGTGCTGCTGCTCGCCGTGCCCGCGGCGTACAGCATCGTCCGCAGCCGCAGCCGGTCGGTGCGGCTGGCCTTCGCGGTCTTCCTGTTCGGGCTCGCCATCCCGGCCCAGGCGGTGATCATCCCGATCTACCTGATCATCACGCGGCTGCACCTGTACGACGCGCTGACCGCGATCATCCTGCCGACGGTGGCGTTCTCGCTGCCGATGGCGATCATCGTGCTCACCAGCCACCTGCGGGACATCTCGAAGGACCACTACGAAGCGATGATCATGGACGGTGCGGACACCGTCTCCGTCTTCTTCAAGCTGGTGCTCCCGTCGGCCCGGCCGGCGCTTGTCACCGTGGGCATCTTCAGCGGACTGAACGCCTGGAACGGCTTCATTTTCCCGCTGGTGCTGACCCAGAGCGAGGACCAGCGGGTGGTGCCGCTCGGCCTGTGGGCGTTCCAGAGCCAGTACGGCACCGACGTACCCGGCCTCTTCGCGGCCGTGCTGATCTCCACGGTGCCGGTGCTCGCCCTCTACCTGTTCGGGCGGCGGCAACTGTTGCGGGGCCTCTCGGCGGCGTACAGCCGCTGA
- a CDS encoding sugar ABC transporter permease codes for MKRSQRPGFIWAAPATIFFVGFGILPILIVLYLSMTEWNGLGEPTWAGLENWRALPQDVDALNGVKVTFLLTLLCWLFQAPVALLLGVWTAGRQRGRALLATIFFLPLLLSTTAIALIWSSLLDPNFGPIASLGDWWGALDTNILGSPDLALYAVAFVIAWQFIPFHALLYQAAARQIPRSMYESAELAGASTIRQFLAITLPQLRNTAIASSVLIVVGSLTYFESILLLTNGGPGTATRVLPLHMYVKGFVGFDMGFASTLAVLLVAVGTVLSVVIVWSTGYHRMTSDREGFL; via the coding sequence GTGAAGCGCTCGCAGCGGCCCGGCTTCATCTGGGCCGCTCCGGCGACCATCTTCTTCGTCGGCTTCGGCATCCTGCCCATCCTGATCGTGCTCTACCTGAGCATGACCGAGTGGAACGGGCTCGGCGAACCGACCTGGGCCGGGCTGGAGAACTGGCGGGCACTCCCGCAGGACGTCGACGCCCTCAACGGGGTGAAGGTCACCTTCCTGCTCACCCTGCTGTGCTGGCTCTTCCAGGCCCCGGTGGCGCTGCTGCTCGGCGTCTGGACCGCCGGTCGGCAGCGGGGCCGGGCGCTGCTCGCGACGATCTTCTTCCTGCCGCTGCTGCTCTCCACCACCGCCATCGCGCTGATCTGGTCCTCGCTGCTCGACCCGAACTTCGGGCCGATCGCCAGCCTGGGCGACTGGTGGGGAGCGTTGGACACCAACATCCTCGGCTCGCCCGACCTGGCGCTGTACGCGGTCGCGTTCGTGATCGCCTGGCAGTTCATCCCGTTCCACGCCCTGCTGTACCAGGCGGCGGCCCGGCAGATCCCGCGCAGCATGTACGAATCCGCCGAGCTGGCCGGCGCCAGCACCATCCGGCAGTTCCTCGCCATCACGCTGCCGCAACTGCGCAACACGGCCATCGCCTCCTCGGTCCTCATCGTGGTGGGCTCGCTCACCTACTTCGAGTCGATCCTGCTGCTCACCAACGGCGGACCGGGTACGGCCACCCGGGTGCTGCCGCTGCACATGTACGTCAAGGGCTTCGTCGGCTTCGACATGGGCTTCGCCAGCACGCTGGCCGTCCTGCTGGTCGCGGTCGGCACGGTGCTCTCCGTGGTGATCGTCTGGTCGACCGGCTACCACCGGATGACGAGTGACCGGGAGGGATTCCTGTGA